The following coding sequences are from one Gossypium hirsutum isolate 1008001.06 chromosome A12, Gossypium_hirsutum_v2.1, whole genome shotgun sequence window:
- the LOC107923570 gene encoding subtilisin-like protease SBT1.1: MKIFNAAIMLLLLALMAAISTASTDKRTYIVRMDKTKITNTFSSLVSITKPWHQAVLESLADDDELEATPPELLYSYETALFGFAAKLSSKQLESLKNMEGFISAVPDKMLSLHTTRSPFFLGLTGKKGKNGPWSGSTSNLHSDVIIGVVDSGIWPEHVSFRDHGLSPVPERWRGTCEKGTKFSPSNCNKKLIGARYFYGGYLAAGGKIDETNEYVSTRDASGHGTHTASTAGGNFVEQANLFGVANGSAAGMRYTARIAAYKVCWPGCSTIDILTAMMKAIEDGVDVLTLSLGSTSEAVPYWQDYLAIASYFAFKSGIFVAFSAGNSGPWAYTAVNTAPWIMTVAASTIDRSFPAIIRLGNGETFEGSSFYTGKALKGLPIVYGKTAGVTGAEHCIPGTLNPKLVKGKLVICEPGDEYMTQSERGEQVKLAGGAGVLVMSTVGEDLANEPHVLPDILLGTSTSKAVIKYVSSTKAPIGTIVFKGTTYGNRAPKLAAFSSRGPNLAGPDVIKPDVTAPGVDILAAWPAETSPSTLESDKRRVSFNIMSGTSMSCPHVSGIAALIKSKHKDWSPAAIKSALMTTAYTIDNKRKPISDLKSHALATPFGIGSGHVDPIKASDPGLIYDITADDYISYLCGLKYNESQIALFEEGFIECKEQLAMQPGDLNYPSFAVNFNRKARNVTVTYKRTVTNVGIPKSTYRVSVEAPKGAYVIVRPKVLSFKKLNQKLSYKVSFIGLSRKKPVVNSAFGSLMWVSGNYRVKSPIAVTWK; encoded by the coding sequence ATGAAGATCTTTAATGCTGCAATAATGTTGCTGCTACTAGCATTAATGGCCGCCATTTCAACTGCTTCAACCGACAAACGAACGTATATAGTTCGCATGGACAAGACAAAGATCACCAACACTTTCAGTTCCCTTGTTAGTATTACCAAACCATGGCACCAAGCTGTCCTTGAGTCTTTAGCTGATGATGATGAACTCGAAGCCACACCACCGGAGCTACTGTATTCCTATGAAACCGCCTTGTTTGGTTTCGCCGCAAAGCTGTCTAGTAAACAGTTAGAATCGTTGAAAAACATGGAAGGGTTCATATCGGCGGTACCTGATAAAATGCTAAGCCTCCACACTACTCGGAGTCCATTCTTTCTTGGCTTAACAGGGAAGAAAGGGAAAAATGGACCATGGAGTGGTTCTACTTCTAATTTACATTCCGATGTAATAATTGGTGTGGTGGATAGTGGGATTTGGCCGGAACATGTTAGTTTCCGAGACCATGGATTATCTCCGGTACCAGAAAGATGGAGGGGTACTTGTGAAAAAGGTACTAAATTCTCACCGTCGAATTGTAACAAGAAACTAATCGGTGCTCGGTATTTCTACGGTGGGTATCTCGCCGCAGGTGGGAAAATCGATGAAACAAATGAATATGTATCTACAAGAGATGCATCTGGTCATGGTACACATACAGCTTCAACAGCAGGTGGGAATTTCGTGGAACAAGCTAATCTTTTCGGCGTGGCTAATGGTTCGGCTGCCGGAATGAGGTACACGGCGAGGATAGCGGCGTATAAAGTATGTTGGCCGGGATGTTCAACCATTGATATTTTAACAGCTATGATGAAAGCCATTGAAGATGGTGTTGATGTGTTGACATTGTCATTAGGTTCAACATCTGAAGCTGTGCCTTATTGGCAAGATTACCTTGCTATAGCATCATATTTTGCTTTTAAAAGTGGGATCTTTGTGGCCTTTAGTGCAGGTAATAGTGGACCGTGGGCGTACACGGCGGTTAACACCGCGCCATGGATCATGACTGTAGCGGCTAGTACTATAGATCGAAGCTTCCCTGCAATTATCAGACTTGGAAACGGAGAAACCTTCGAAGGGTCTTCATTTTATACCGGTAAGGCCTTAAAGGGATTACCAATTGTGTATGGCAAAACTGCAGGTGTTACAGGTGCTGAACATTGTATCCCTGGTACACTTAATCCTAAGCTTGTGAAAGGCAAATTAGTGATTTGTGAACCAGGAGACGAATATATGACGCAGAGCGAACGAGGGGAACAAGTGAAATTGGCCGGTGGTGCTGGGGTTTTAGTAATGAGTACTGTCGGTGAAGATCTTGCAAATGAACCTCATGTGTTGCCTGATATTTTATTAGGTACTTCAACTAGTAAAGCTGTGATTAAGTATGTGAGCTCAACTAAAGCACCCATAGGCACCATTGTGTTCAAAGGCACAACGTATGGTAACCGTGCACCGAAACTCGCTGCATTTTCATCGAGAGGACCGAATTTAGCCGGTCCGGATGTGATCAAACCGGATGTAACAGCGCCGGGAGTGGATATCCTAGCAGCATGGCCGGCTGAGACAAGTCCCAGCACACTCGAGTCCGATAAAAGAAGGGTATCATTCAACATTATGTCTGGTACATCAATGTCGTGCCCTCATGTTAGTGGCATTGCTGCGTTGATTAAATCGAAGCACAAAGATTGGTCCCCAGCAGCAATCAAATCTGCACTCATGACAACTGCATATACCATAGACAACAAGAGAAAACCTATAAGCGATCTTAAATCTCATGCCTTGGCAACTCCTTTCGGTATCGGTTCGGGTCATGTCGATCCTATCAAAGCTTCTGATCCCGGTTTAATCTATGATATCACCGCGGACGATTACATAAGTTACTTATGTGGCCTCAAGTATAATGAGTCACAAATAGCCTTGTTTGAAGAGGGTTTCATAGAATGTAAGGAGCAATTGGCGATGCAACCCGGTGACCTGAATTACCCGTCTTTCGCCGTGAACTTCAATCGAAAGGCTCGAAATGTTACGGTCACATACAAAAGGACTGTTACAAATGTTGGGATACCTAAAAGTACATACAGAGTATCAGTTGAAGCACCCAAAGGAGCATATGTGATTGTAAGGCCTAAAGTATTGAGTTTTAAGAAGTTGAATCAGAAACTGAGTTACAAAGTGAGTTTCATTGGACTGAGTCGAAAGAAACCGGTTGTTAACTCAGCATTTGGTTCCTTAATGTGGGTTTCTGGTAATTACAGAGTTAAAAGTCCCATTGCAGTGACTTGGAAATAG